In the genome of Nocardioides seonyuensis, one region contains:
- a CDS encoding Ppx/GppA phosphatase family protein, with amino-acid sequence MRLGVLDIGSNTGHLLVVDAHGGAAPLPAFSHKEPLRLAEHLDESGAVNQAGVDALTEFCASAVRVADDKGCEDMLGFATSAVRDAVNSDDVLAHVERHTGVDLAVLSGEDEARLTFLAVRRWFGWSAGRLAVFDIGGGSLEIASGADEAPDVAWSLPLGAGRLSRRFFGGRSVDDDAIRHLRKEIRAEIARDAGSLLRAGRPDRAAATSKTFRSLARICGAAPSGEGPLVRRVLERQALAEWIPKLSALSTDELAGLPGVSPSRAHQILPGALVAEACMDIFDLEVLEVCPWALREGVILERLDHISVLGGDQ; translated from the coding sequence ATGCGCCTGGGCGTCCTCGACATCGGTTCCAACACCGGCCACCTGCTGGTGGTGGACGCCCATGGCGGGGCGGCGCCGCTGCCGGCGTTCTCGCACAAGGAGCCCTTGCGGCTGGCCGAGCACCTCGACGAGTCGGGTGCGGTCAACCAGGCAGGTGTCGACGCGCTGACCGAGTTCTGCGCCTCGGCTGTCCGTGTCGCCGATGACAAGGGCTGCGAGGACATGCTCGGCTTCGCCACGTCCGCCGTGCGCGACGCGGTCAACTCCGACGACGTGCTCGCCCACGTCGAGCGCCACACCGGCGTCGACCTCGCCGTCCTCTCCGGCGAGGACGAGGCACGGCTGACGTTCCTCGCCGTGCGTCGCTGGTTCGGCTGGTCGGCCGGTCGACTCGCCGTCTTCGACATCGGCGGGGGGTCGCTGGAGATCGCATCGGGCGCCGACGAGGCTCCCGACGTCGCCTGGTCCCTGCCGTTGGGGGCAGGTCGCCTGTCGCGCCGCTTCTTCGGTGGGCGGTCGGTCGACGACGACGCGATCCGTCACCTCCGCAAGGAGATCCGCGCCGAGATCGCGCGCGACGCCGGCAGCCTGCTGCGCGCCGGCCGTCCCGACCGTGCCGCCGCGACCTCCAAGACGTTCCGCTCCCTGGCCCGCATCTGCGGCGCGGCCCCCAGCGGTGAGGGACCGCTCGTCCGCCGGGTGCTGGAGCGCCAGGCCCTCGCGGAGTGGATCCCCAAGCTCAGCGCACTCTCGACCGACGAGCTGGCCGGCCTGCCCGGCGTCTCCCCCAGCCGCGCCCACCAGATCCTCCCCGGGGCCCTGGTCGCCGAGGCGTGCATGGACATCTTCGACCTCGAGGTGCTCGAGGTCTGCCCGTGGGCACTTCGCGAGGGCGTGATCCTCGAGCGGCTCGACCACATCTCCGTCCTGGGTGGTGACCAGTGA